Proteins co-encoded in one Stenotrophomonas maltophilia genomic window:
- a CDS encoding DNA repair protein, giving the protein MATGNFRLYYLADNGQQRPAAKVRYRILQLPDRNEVVNGTTDAQGLTKFVNTTPNPLQNPLDKGVKPATQVPFLPPTTIRFQLEVWDFDQRKWAQPDFAGRQKKAVSHDIELQLNSTIMTMAPIQCALELQPYFRVKFQMQADQKAIPNAPYLAYGVDAKGREVAGNDAAGRPIKGNTDKNGMTPRITCNGRRRFHFNLPGTKVGRSTDMLDPLIKGQSTTLYVLGMKSQVAMSESGQGRTAKVDGKISAPAVLNAEAQELLLLTPDVWSEFEELSGMIENTMAGLHRSRANLDNALQGRDAAAVAAAEKALGIAEDDVAKMLNDNFSKLTDLKEVVTFETYDKGRHAGNGSLADRSGLRRRYIPAKKYEELKKRRIKGIPIAVNTSVGTKVKGGPVSGSSEGKHEVTSTKPFDAEDFKKSIRSITLQAKAETKMDPFVFDIIDAGGNEFVEHVKKSDSYEVASASQWLRFVAGAGASSAATWNPSKGVAAAKAEASASAKLILFEGKWTHSYSVPSIKGWQMQFGDVDLGAIVFVLACELYGFVGAKGTLAGSAEIKYVGKKPVASAQQRDRSQSLAENFDSQRGLPRAQLDPARVRMLGMNESAPKGSGAGVQLTAEVFAGVEGGITPSGDLRWLPPDRKEPVSFAKIALDVAVNAGAGASAQLNIYFNSGKFRIRASARLCWGVGAKGAVDFAVDAGGMREFVKWVFYQLAHSGFIKLTYIAQDAFQALSKLLFMVIAEDSDMGRSLAQTVAQIDAGFKDLQGRLERASARDALVNRINSKPDWLIYATPETRGMLLYAVTRHYPESHARNLPEVSPGWGDIEIHALPGHKQAVLNILQPVTSRPEWMNVMQHMTIEGKRRSDGGKAEGDVVRFLDYGYSLNNDLPNVFGTMNKRSRDKVGDVGNSYLQSFLEKRSKLLNEFPKGYEVAQIMKINDPVQLASLDGTEAPTFAMMDPPGLWLDRDDQTMLA; this is encoded by the coding sequence ATGGCAACCGGAAATTTCAGACTCTACTATCTGGCCGATAACGGCCAGCAGCGTCCCGCCGCGAAGGTCCGCTACCGGATCCTGCAGCTGCCTGATCGCAACGAAGTCGTCAACGGAACCACCGACGCGCAGGGCCTCACGAAGTTCGTGAACACCACGCCGAATCCGTTACAGAACCCGTTGGACAAGGGGGTCAAACCTGCTACGCAGGTTCCTTTCCTTCCGCCCACAACAATTCGATTCCAACTGGAAGTCTGGGACTTCGACCAGCGCAAGTGGGCGCAACCGGATTTCGCCGGCCGCCAGAAGAAGGCGGTCTCGCACGATATCGAGCTTCAGCTCAACAGCACCATCATGACGATGGCGCCGATCCAGTGCGCGCTTGAGCTGCAGCCGTACTTCCGGGTGAAGTTCCAGATGCAGGCCGACCAGAAGGCGATCCCGAATGCGCCCTATCTGGCCTATGGCGTGGATGCGAAGGGGCGTGAAGTTGCCGGTAACGACGCCGCGGGCCGCCCCATCAAGGGAAACACCGACAAGAACGGCATGACGCCGCGCATCACCTGCAACGGTCGTCGTCGGTTCCACTTCAATCTGCCGGGCACCAAGGTCGGCCGCAGCACCGACATGCTGGACCCCCTGATCAAGGGACAATCGACGACACTGTACGTACTGGGCATGAAGAGCCAGGTCGCGATGAGCGAGTCCGGGCAGGGCCGCACTGCCAAGGTGGACGGCAAGATCAGCGCGCCCGCAGTGCTCAATGCCGAAGCGCAGGAGCTTCTGCTGCTGACGCCGGATGTGTGGAGTGAGTTTGAAGAACTGAGTGGCATGATCGAGAACACCATGGCCGGCCTGCATCGGTCCAGGGCGAACCTCGACAATGCCCTGCAGGGCCGCGATGCGGCGGCGGTCGCCGCTGCCGAAAAAGCGCTGGGTATCGCCGAAGATGATGTGGCGAAGATGCTCAATGACAATTTCTCCAAGTTGACCGACCTCAAGGAGGTTGTCACCTTCGAGACCTATGACAAGGGGCGCCATGCAGGAAACGGCAGCCTGGCCGATCGCTCTGGTCTGCGCCGACGCTATATCCCGGCGAAGAAATACGAAGAGCTCAAGAAGCGCCGCATCAAGGGCATTCCGATAGCGGTGAATACGTCGGTCGGAACCAAGGTGAAGGGCGGGCCAGTGAGCGGCTCAAGCGAAGGAAAGCACGAGGTCACAAGCACCAAGCCTTTCGATGCCGAGGACTTCAAGAAATCGATTCGCTCGATCACGTTGCAGGCCAAAGCCGAGACAAAGATGGATCCGTTCGTCTTTGACATCATCGACGCCGGTGGCAATGAGTTTGTGGAGCATGTAAAGAAGAGTGACTCCTACGAGGTTGCGAGTGCATCCCAGTGGCTGCGCTTTGTTGCCGGTGCGGGAGCCAGTAGTGCCGCGACCTGGAATCCGTCAAAGGGCGTCGCTGCCGCGAAGGCCGAGGCAAGTGCGTCGGCCAAGCTGATTCTGTTCGAGGGGAAATGGACCCACAGCTACTCCGTGCCCAGCATCAAGGGTTGGCAGATGCAGTTTGGTGACGTTGATCTCGGCGCAATCGTCTTCGTACTGGCCTGTGAACTGTACGGTTTCGTTGGTGCCAAGGGGACGCTCGCCGGCTCTGCTGAAATCAAATATGTAGGCAAGAAGCCCGTTGCCAGCGCGCAGCAGCGTGACCGCTCGCAATCGCTCGCTGAAAATTTTGACAGCCAGCGAGGGCTGCCACGCGCACAGCTTGATCCGGCACGTGTGCGGATGTTGGGTATGAACGAATCGGCTCCGAAGGGAAGCGGGGCGGGTGTTCAGCTGACAGCCGAAGTGTTCGCGGGTGTGGAGGGCGGCATCACTCCTTCCGGTGATCTGCGGTGGCTGCCGCCAGACCGCAAGGAGCCTGTAAGCTTTGCCAAGATCGCGTTGGATGTCGCGGTCAATGCGGGTGCCGGCGCAAGTGCGCAACTGAACATCTACTTCAATAGCGGGAAGTTCCGCATCCGCGCGTCTGCGCGGCTCTGCTGGGGTGTAGGCGCCAAGGGGGCAGTGGATTTTGCGGTGGACGCCGGTGGTATGCGGGAGTTCGTGAAGTGGGTGTTCTACCAGTTGGCCCACTCGGGATTCATCAAGCTCACCTACATCGCGCAGGATGCTTTCCAGGCGCTATCCAAATTGCTGTTCATGGTGATTGCGGAGGACAGCGATATGGGGAGATCTTTGGCTCAGACCGTTGCGCAGATAGATGCGGGCTTCAAGGACCTCCAGGGCAGGTTGGAGCGTGCCAGTGCCCGCGATGCGCTCGTCAATCGCATCAACAGCAAGCCGGACTGGCTCATTTACGCGACGCCTGAGACCCGAGGGATGCTGCTCTACGCTGTTACCCGGCATTACCCTGAATCACACGCGCGCAATCTTCCAGAGGTCTCTCCGGGTTGGGGCGACATCGAGATCCACGCACTCCCGGGACATAAGCAGGCTGTACTGAATATTCTGCAGCCTGTCACATCCAGGCCGGAATGGATGAATGTCATGCAGCACATGACGATCGAAGGGAAGCGGCGGTCCGACGGAGGAAAGGCGGAAGGCGACGTGGTGCGCTTCCTCGACTACGGTTACTCGTTGAACAATGATCTCCCGAATGTGTTCGGGACGATGAACAAGCGCTCCCGCGACAAGGTCGGGGATGTGGGAAATTCGTATCTGCAATCATTTCTTGAGAAGCGCTCGAAGCTGCTCAACGAATTCCCGAAGGGGTATGAAGTAGCCCAGATCATGAAGATCAATGACCCGGTCCAATTGGCTTCGCTCGACGGCACTGAGGCGCCGACGTTCGCCATGATGGACCCTCCGGGGCTTTGGCTGGACCGGGACGATCAGACCATGCTTGCATGA
- a CDS encoding formylglycine-generating enzyme family protein gives MSMFSLRTAVLLAILPLTTSACAKEERSSPQAERGSGAETQQKIISDLVPIKGGTFLMGDFGPVHNEDKLPYSGAMNDDVLRKITLDGFSIMAHKVSIEDFDAFTDATGRPKVGTTKIDADLYRADLKAAAGVKWQDAMDFCTWAGKGSGRKLTLPTEAQWEFAARSGGKMVLFATDTGSIDDGRNVASYSQYDDGSGTALGKFPPNPAGLYDMTDHGYEWVQDWYEEHYTGGDTKNPLGPKKGTEKVIRGNASRGGDSLVFVAMTFARDHRLPDPPKLKNAHGNDIDANQNASHGFRCVAQD, from the coding sequence ATGTCTATGTTCTCGCTTCGGACAGCTGTCCTGTTAGCCATCCTACCGCTCACTACCTCGGCGTGCGCGAAGGAGGAAAGGTCATCCCCCCAGGCAGAACGCGGCTCAGGTGCTGAAACGCAGCAGAAGATCATTTCGGACCTGGTTCCGATCAAGGGTGGCACATTCCTCATGGGCGATTTTGGCCCCGTACACAACGAGGACAAACTGCCCTACAGCGGAGCAATGAATGATGACGTCCTCCGTAAGATCACGCTGGACGGCTTTTCGATCATGGCCCACAAGGTATCAATCGAGGATTTTGATGCCTTTACGGACGCAACCGGCCGCCCAAAAGTAGGCACGACCAAGATCGACGCTGATCTGTATCGTGCAGACCTCAAGGCTGCCGCCGGAGTGAAGTGGCAGGACGCCATGGACTTCTGCACATGGGCCGGGAAGGGGTCTGGGCGTAAGCTCACCCTTCCAACCGAGGCGCAGTGGGAATTCGCAGCGCGATCGGGAGGCAAGATGGTTTTGTTCGCGACCGATACAGGAAGTATCGATGATGGTCGCAATGTGGCGAGCTATTCCCAGTACGACGACGGTAGCGGAACTGCCTTGGGCAAGTTCCCCCCCAATCCGGCCGGACTATACGACATGACAGATCACGGCTATGAGTGGGTACAGGATTGGTACGAGGAACACTACACGGGAGGAGATACCAAGAATCCTCTTGGCCCGAAGAAGGGAACCGAAAAGGTAATTCGGGGAAATGCCAGTCGCGGCGGTGATTCACTGGTATTTGTTGCCATGACGTTCGCGCGTGATCACCGGCTTCCGGATCCACCCAAGCTCAAGAATGCTCACGGAAATGACATTGACGCAAATCAGAACGCGAGCCATGGGTTCCGCTGCGTCGCTCAGGATTGA
- a CDS encoding formylglycine-generating enzyme family protein, protein MIACASSHRSAVFIWRAASTSSEHGPTKGIVHVHAYPPHCSAVGHPLIHHVHIRPGGNIPRQAKRGSGAETQQKIISDLVAIKGGTFLMGDFGPVHNEDKLPYSGEMNDDVLRRITLDGFSIMAHKVSIEDFDAFTDATGRPRVGTSTIDAKRYRADPKAAAGVKWQDAMDFCTWTRKGSGRKPTLPTEAQWEYAARSGGKMVLFATDTGAIDDGRNVASYSQYQDGSGTALGKFPPNPAGLYDMTDHGYEWVQDWYEESYTAGDASNPLGPKKGTEKVIRGNDSHGGDSLVFVAMTFARDHRPPESSEV, encoded by the coding sequence GTGATCGCCTGCGCGTCCTCGCACCGCAGCGCGGTGTTCATTTGGCGCGCTGCATCTACTTCCAGCGAGCATGGCCCGACCAAGGGAATCGTTCATGTCCACGCCTACCCTCCGCACTGCAGTGCTGTTGGCCATCCTCTCATTCACCACGTCCACATCCGCCCAGGTGGAAACATCCCCCGCCAGGCGAAGCGCGGCTCCGGTGCTGAAACGCAGCAGAAGATCATTTCAGACCTGGTTGCGATCAAGGGTGGCACGTTCCTCATGGGCGATTTTGGCCCCGTGCACAACGAGGACAAACTGCCCTACAGCGGGGAAATGAATGATGACGTTCTCCGCAGGATCACGCTGGACGGCTTCTCGATCATGGCCCACAAGGTATCGATTGAGGATTTTGATGCTTTTACGGACGCGACTGGCCGCCCGAGGGTAGGCACTTCGACGATTGACGCAAAGCGATATCGCGCCGATCCCAAGGCCGCTGCCGGAGTGAAGTGGCAGGACGCCATGGACTTCTGCACGTGGACCCGAAAGGGATCAGGCCGGAAGCCCACACTTCCAACCGAGGCACAGTGGGAATACGCGGCGCGATCGGGAGGCAAGATGGTTTTGTTCGCGACCGACACAGGAGCCATTGATGATGGTCGCAATGTTGCGAGTTACTCCCAGTACCAAGACGGAAGCGGGACTGCTTTGGGCAAGTTCCCTCCCAATCCGGCTGGACTCTACGACATGACCGACCATGGCTACGAATGGGTCCAAGACTGGTATGAGGAAAGCTACACCGCAGGAGATGCAAGCAACCCTCTCGGTCCGAAGAAAGGAACGGAGAAGGTCATTCGAGGAAACGACAGTCACGGTGGTGATTCGCTTGTATTCGTAGCCATGACGTTTGCGCGGGATCATCGCCCCCCCGAATCCTCCGAAGTTTAG
- a CDS encoding M15 family metallopeptidase: protein MLPIVVAAIAALVLVAVVCWVLLFPETVESLREALARRLGGFRRRAGRVGDKVGHGVTRVRSGVREEAGAAHSALRRHWPIIAIAAAALLIPPTVILITRQTVVLEDFRGDDLAESSSMVAQLLRGERLTPPPPPPPEVFTTAEVRRLRPEIVTADRKWDQIDADLQQRVLAIYEVMRRQYGYEMVLIEGYRSPQRQAELMAGGKATRAGAWQSCHQYGLGVDSAPIRDGKLQWDMNDEWTKRGYFLYGELAEQAGLDWGGNWRSIKDYVHVEMTSRCRAARAAKREELSRQG from the coding sequence GTGTTGCCAATCGTGGTTGCTGCCATTGCGGCTCTAGTGCTTGTAGCCGTGGTGTGCTGGGTGTTGTTGTTTCCCGAAACGGTGGAATCGCTGCGCGAAGCGCTGGCGCGCCGGCTGGGTGGATTCCGTCGCAGGGCGGGCCGGGTGGGGGATAAAGTCGGTCACGGTGTGACCCGGGTGCGCAGTGGGGTTCGTGAAGAAGCCGGTGCCGCACACAGTGCCTTGCGCCGCCATTGGCCGATTATCGCGATCGCGGCCGCGGCGCTGTTGATTCCGCCAACTGTGATATTGATCACACGTCAGACGGTGGTGCTCGAAGATTTTCGCGGCGATGATCTGGCGGAGTCGAGTTCGATGGTGGCGCAGTTGCTGCGGGGGGAGCGTCTGACCCCGCCGCCACCGCCGCCGCCGGAAGTGTTCACCACTGCCGAGGTGCGTCGTCTGCGGCCTGAAATCGTGACGGCAGATCGCAAGTGGGACCAGATCGATGCCGATCTGCAGCAGCGCGTGCTGGCCATCTACGAGGTGATGCGCCGCCAGTACGGCTACGAAATGGTGTTGATCGAAGGCTATCGCAGCCCGCAGCGGCAGGCCGAGCTGATGGCCGGGGGCAAGGCCACACGCGCTGGCGCATGGCAGAGCTGCCACCAGTACGGGCTCGGTGTGGACAGTGCGCCGATTCGCGATGGCAAGCTGCAGTGGGACATGAACGACGAATGGACCAAGCGCGGTTATTTCCTCTACGGGGAGCTGGCTGAACAGGCCGGGCTGGACTGGGGTGGGAACTGGCGCAGCATCAAGGATTATGTTCACGTGGAAATGACATCGCGTTGCCGCGCGGCGCGTGCGGCCAAGCGTGAAGAACTGTCACGCCAAGGGTGA
- a CDS encoding PAAR domain-containing protein, producing MARPFIVVGDKLSHGGSVVAGTGQTDINGKPVARVGDRAVCAVHGATTIVSGDATVMIDGQPVARDGDRTACGATLMASQATTGLR from the coding sequence ATGGCACGACCGTTTATCGTCGTCGGTGACAAGCTCAGCCACGGAGGCAGCGTGGTGGCAGGCACCGGCCAGACCGACATCAATGGCAAGCCGGTGGCCCGGGTGGGCGACCGTGCCGTGTGCGCCGTGCATGGCGCGACCACGATCGTCAGTGGCGATGCCACGGTGATGATCGACGGTCAGCCGGTGGCGCGCGATGGCGACCGCACCGCGTGCGGGGCGACACTGATGGCCTCACAGGCCACTACTGGCCTGCGCTGA